CGATCATTGGACCAGCTTGGAGACCGGAGCGCGGTATCCGTCCCGCTGGCGCATCCGGGTCCTGGGCGAGACGTTGGTGGTTTCTCCTCTGGTCCCGGATCAGGAGAACCGAAGTCGGCTCCGGGGTGGAATCCACTACTGGGAAGGCGCCGTCTCGATCGAAGATCCCGACGGACAGGCGCTCGGACAGGGTTTCGTGGAGCTCACCGGCTACGGCGTTGGCAACCGGCCTCCTTTGTGAAGTCATGATAGACTCCCCGCGGTCTAAACGCGTCAGGTAGAAAACTTAGGAGGGCTGATGGACGGTTTAGAAGCAATCTTTCGGTGGATGCATATTTTCGTCGGCATTCTCTGGATCGGACACCTCTATTACTTCAACTTCGTCAACGGTCAGATGGCCGCCAAGCTCGACGCGGCTGCCAAGAAAGCGGTCGTGCCCGAGCTCATGCCTCGCGCGCTCTTTTGGTTTCGATGGGGCGCCGCCTGGACCTGGATCACGGGCGTGCTGCTTTTACTGGTCGTCTACTACCACGGCGGCCAGGCGCTCGCGACCGGAGCCAGCTGGGGCGTGGGTCCCATCGTGATGGTCGCGATCACTTTTCTCGGCGTGTTCGTCTACGATGCGATTTGGAAGAGCGGAATCGCCGCGAACGTGCGCGGCGCCGTCATCGTGACTTTCATCCTGCTCTCGGTGGTCGTGGCATTGTTCGTCTACTTCGGTGAGTTCAGCTACCGGGGAACCCTGATCCACACGGGAGCTCTGTTCGGGAGCGCGATGGCGTTCAACGTGTGGTACCGAATCTGGCCGGCCCAGCAGAAGATCATTCGCGCGGTCAAGAAGGGCGAGGCTCCCGAGCCCGCCCTCGCGGCCCTTGCGGGTTTGCGCTCGAAGCACAATACCTACATGTCGCTTCCTCTGTTCTGGGCGATGATCGGCCAGCACACGACCTATTTCGCCGGCGGAAACCTCGGGATTCCCGGACAGTTCTACTGGGTCTTCTGGCTGCTCATCATCGCGGTCGGCTGGCACATCATCTTCCAGTGCTACAAGAAAGCGGGGAAGGTGCCAGGCTTCTGAAGGGATTCGGGATCGGAGAATCCCTGTAAGAAAGGGGATTAGAGGGATTGGGGAGATAGGGAGATTCCGTTTCTCCTCATCCCCCATTATCCCCTTATCCTCCTTGTCCCGAGGCGCTATTCCTCACCGACCAGGTCGGAGCAGACGAGTCGCGGCTCACTTTCGAGCGCCTGAGCGAGCTCGGCTTCATCGAGATGCTTGGCTTTGTGCATCCACGTCAGGATGCGCTCGCGTCGCGTGCGCACCGACTCCGGTCTGCGGCACGGGTCCAGTCGCCGTGGATTGGGAATCATCGCCGCCAGGGTGGCGGCCTCGACGGCATCGAGGCGGGCGCAAGATTTTCCGAACGTTCGGCGGGCCGCCGCCTCGGCGCCGTAGATGCCGTCACCCCATTCGATGACGTTCAAATAGATTTCCAGGATTCGATCTTTCGAAAGCGCCTTCTCGAGGCGATGGACCAGAATGGCCTCCTTGAGCTTCCGCCCGTAGGTCCGCTCCGTCGAGAGAAAGAGGTTCTTCGCCAGCTGTTGACTGATCGTGCTGGCACCCCGTACCGTGCGCCCCTCCTCCCAGTTCCGCTCCAGCGCCTCGCGTATCTCGTGAAGATCGAACCCGCGGTGATGGTAGAAGCCGGCGTCTTCGGCCATCAGCACCGCCTGGACGAGACGTTCGGATATCTCGTCGAGCGGGACCCAGAACTGAGCGCGTGCGGGACCTCGCTCCCGCATGAGCGCCGTCTCTCCGGGGTCGGTGTCGGCTAGATAGACCACATCGGGCAAGACGGCGACGAGCCAGGCGCCGTAGCCGACAAACACCAGGACGAGGAGCGCCAGGGCACCCACCATCCACTTTATCTTTTTCACCATGAACTGACCGTTAGGTAAGTCCACGGCGAGAGAAAATTCGCCCCTGCCTCATTTCCAAATACTACAATTGAAACATACACATGAATTTCGAATACAGCGAAGATCAGAAAGAGCTGCGCCGCGCGGTCCGCGAGTTTGCGAATCAGGAGATCGTGCCCCACGCCGCGCAATGGGACGAGAACGAGGTTTTCCCTTCGGAGGTCATCCGTAAGCTCGGGGAGCTCGGTTTTCTCGGCATCATCTTTCCCGAGAAGTATGGTGGCGCCGGCCTGAGCTACGCGGATTACGCGATCCTCATCGAGGAGCTCGCCCGGGCCGACGCCTCGGTCGGCATCACCGTCTCGGCGCACGTGTCGTTGTGTGCCAACCACATCTTCGAACAAGGCACCGAAGCGCAGAAAGAAAGATTCCTGAAGCCTCTGGCGACGGGTGAGTGGATTGGAGGGTGGAGTCTCACCGAGCCGAACGCGGGCAGCGATGCCGGCGGGACCGAGACCACCGCCGTTCGCGACGGAGACCAGTGGGTCATCAACGGGAGCAAGACCTTCACGACGAACGG
This DNA window, taken from Vicinamibacteria bacterium, encodes the following:
- a CDS encoding urate hydroxylase PuuD; protein product: MDGLEAIFRWMHIFVGILWIGHLYYFNFVNGQMAAKLDAAAKKAVVPELMPRALFWFRWGAAWTWITGVLLLLVVYYHGGQALATGASWGVGPIVMVAITFLGVFVYDAIWKSGIAANVRGAVIVTFILLSVVVALFVYFGEFSYRGTLIHTGALFGSAMAFNVWYRIWPAQQKIIRAVKKGEAPEPALAALAGLRSKHNTYMSLPLFWAMIGQHTTYFAGGNLGIPGQFYWVFWLLIIAVGWHIIFQCYKKAGKVPGF
- the mtgA gene encoding monofunctional biosynthetic peptidoglycan transglycosylase translates to MVKKIKWMVGALALLVLVFVGYGAWLVAVLPDVVYLADTDPGETALMRERGPARAQFWVPLDEISERLVQAVLMAEDAGFYHHRGFDLHEIREALERNWEEGRTVRGASTISQQLAKNLFLSTERTYGRKLKEAILVHRLEKALSKDRILEIYLNVIEWGDGIYGAEAAARRTFGKSCARLDAVEAATLAAMIPNPRRLDPCRRPESVRTRRERILTWMHKAKHLDEAELAQALESEPRLVCSDLVGEE